One Choloepus didactylus isolate mChoDid1 chromosome 8, mChoDid1.pri, whole genome shotgun sequence DNA window includes the following coding sequences:
- the ZNF641 gene encoding zinc finger protein 641 isoform X1, with amino-acid sequence MLSEQTAALGAGWESMNVQLDGAEPQVERGSQEEGPWRTAPGPLEHLCCDLEEEPQSLQEKAQSAPWVPAIPQEGSTGDWEMAAALLAAGSQGLVTIKDVSLCFSQEEWRSLDPSQTDFYGEYVMQENCGIVVSLRFPIPKLDMLSQLEGGEEQWVPDRQDLEERDILRVTYTGDGSEHEGDTPELEAEPPRMLSSVSEDTVLWNPEQEESWDSMPRSSRGMLLGPPFLQEDSFSNLLCNTEMDSLLRPHTCPQCGKQFVWGSHLARHQQTHTGERPYSCLKCEKSFGRRHHLIRHQKTHLHDKPSRCSECGKNFRCNSHLASHQRVHAEGKSCKPQEAGESPGTRKRQRTPPVPKCHVCTECGKSFGRRHHLVRHWLTHTGEKPFKCPRCEKSFGRKHHLDRHLLTHQGQSSRSSWDRGTSVF; translated from the exons ATGCTTTCAGAACAGACAGCAGCCCTGGGGGCAGGATGGGAGTCAATGAATGTCCAGCTGGATGGAGCCGAGCCccaggtggaaaggggaagccagGAAGAAGGGCCATGGAGAACAGCGCCAGGGCCACTGGAGCACCTGTGCTGTGAccttgaagaggagccacagtcCCTTCAGGAGAAGG CTCAGTCTGCTCCCTGGGTTCCTGCCATTCCTCAGGAGGGGAGCACCGGAGACTGGGAGATGGCAGCTGCACTTCTTGCAGCCGGATCACAG GGCCTGGTAACCATCAAGGATGTGTCGCTGTGCTTCTCTCAGGAGGAGTGGCGGAGCCTGGACCCCTCTCAGACAGACTTTTATGGAGAATATGTCATGCAGGAAAACTGTGGGATAGTGGTCTCTCTGA GATTTCCAATTCCCAAACTGGATATGCTTTCTCAACTAGAAGGTGGGGAAGAACAATGGGTCCCTGACCGCCAGGATTTGGAAGAGAGGGACATCCTGAGAGTCACATATACAG GAGATGGAAGTGAACACGAGGGAGACACTCCTGAACTAGAAGCAGAACCTCCCAGAATGTTATCCAGTGTGTCTGAAGATACTGTTCTTTGGAACCCAGAGCAGGAAGAGAGCTGGGATTCCATGCCTAGGAGCTCCAGAGGAATGCTTCTAGGCCCACCTTTTCTTCAAGAAGATAGTTTCTCAAACCTTCTGTGTAACACAGAAATGGATTCCCTATTAAGACCCCACACATGCCCTCAATGTGGTAAACAGTTTGTGTGGGGCTCCCACCTTGCCAGGCATCAGCAAACCCACACTGGGGAGAGGCCTTACAGCTGCCTTAAGTGTGAGAAGAGCTTTGGGCGAAGACATCACCTGATCCGGCATCAGAAAACCCACCTGCATGACAAGCCAAGCAGGTGCTCTGAGTGTGGCAAGAATTTCCGATGCAACTCCCATCTGGCCAGTCACCAGAGAGTGCACGCAGAAGGCAAATCCTGTAAGCCCCAAGAGGCTGGGGAGAGCCCTGGGACTAGGAAACGGCAGCGCACCCCACCAGTGCCAAAGTGCCACGTGTGCACTGAGTGTGGGAAGAGCTTTGGTCGCAGGCACCACCTGGTGAGACACTGGCTGACCCACACTGGGGAGAAGCCCTTCAAGTGCCCGCGCTGTGAAAAGAGCTTTGGCCGCAAACATCACCTGGACAGGCACCTGCTGACCCACCAGGGACAAAGTTCCCGGAGCAGCTGGGATAGAGGAACATCTGTCTTTTGA
- the ZNF641 gene encoding zinc finger protein 641 isoform X2, with the protein MLSQLEGGEEQWVPDRQDLEERDILRVTYTGDGSEHEGDTPELEAEPPRMLSSVSEDTVLWNPEQEESWDSMPRSSRGMLLGPPFLQEDSFSNLLCNTEMDSLLRPHTCPQCGKQFVWGSHLARHQQTHTGERPYSCLKCEKSFGRRHHLIRHQKTHLHDKPSRCSECGKNFRCNSHLASHQRVHAEGKSCKPQEAGESPGTRKRQRTPPVPKCHVCTECGKSFGRRHHLVRHWLTHTGEKPFKCPRCEKSFGRKHHLDRHLLTHQGQSSRSSWDRGTSVF; encoded by the exons ATGCTTTCTCAACTAGAAGGTGGGGAAGAACAATGGGTCCCTGACCGCCAGGATTTGGAAGAGAGGGACATCCTGAGAGTCACATATACAG GAGATGGAAGTGAACACGAGGGAGACACTCCTGAACTAGAAGCAGAACCTCCCAGAATGTTATCCAGTGTGTCTGAAGATACTGTTCTTTGGAACCCAGAGCAGGAAGAGAGCTGGGATTCCATGCCTAGGAGCTCCAGAGGAATGCTTCTAGGCCCACCTTTTCTTCAAGAAGATAGTTTCTCAAACCTTCTGTGTAACACAGAAATGGATTCCCTATTAAGACCCCACACATGCCCTCAATGTGGTAAACAGTTTGTGTGGGGCTCCCACCTTGCCAGGCATCAGCAAACCCACACTGGGGAGAGGCCTTACAGCTGCCTTAAGTGTGAGAAGAGCTTTGGGCGAAGACATCACCTGATCCGGCATCAGAAAACCCACCTGCATGACAAGCCAAGCAGGTGCTCTGAGTGTGGCAAGAATTTCCGATGCAACTCCCATCTGGCCAGTCACCAGAGAGTGCACGCAGAAGGCAAATCCTGTAAGCCCCAAGAGGCTGGGGAGAGCCCTGGGACTAGGAAACGGCAGCGCACCCCACCAGTGCCAAAGTGCCACGTGTGCACTGAGTGTGGGAAGAGCTTTGGTCGCAGGCACCACCTGGTGAGACACTGGCTGACCCACACTGGGGAGAAGCCCTTCAAGTGCCCGCGCTGTGAAAAGAGCTTTGGCCGCAAACATCACCTGGACAGGCACCTGCTGACCCACCAGGGACAAAGTTCCCGGAGCAGCTGGGATAGAGGAACATCTGTCTTTTGA
- the LOC119542825 gene encoding testis-specific H1 histone, with translation MAEAAEPHGESHGAEVKIQQPAEKLLRGQPRRGRRSVLKVSQLLLQAITSHRGLTLAALKKELGNAGYEVRSKNFRPWGEAPRPEVKGTLLRVSGSDAAGYFRVWKIPRPKKKPDHPRFDERHRSSRRTRAGTSGPRRRRTRRRRAARKAREVWRQSSKADGKTKRVRSRARGLGRSCTGEAMEGGRSRTTKGESKPRTREERRPGPRPKEEKNQDVQKLVKRTVQKPTPLKVDQTSSEQGKTLEIKAARSKVSAKSECPRNATGNS, from the coding sequence ATGGCTGAGGCGGCGGAACCCCATGGGGAATCCCATGGCGCTGAAGTTAAAATCCAGCAGCCCGCGGAAAAACTGCTTAGGGGACAGCCGAGGCGGGGCCGGCGCTCCGTGCTCAAAGTGTCCCAGCTGCTACTCCAGGCCATCACCTCACACAGAGGGCTGACTCTGGCCGCTCTCAAGAAGGAGCTGGGAAACGCTGGCTACGAAGTGCGCAGCAAGAACTTCCGCCCGTGGGGCGAAGCGCCCCGGCCGGAGGTGAAGGGCACGCTCCTCCGGGTCAGCGGCAGCGACGCCGCCGGCTACTTCAGGGTCTGGAAGATTCCGAGGCCAAAGAAGAAGCCGGATCACCCGAGGTTTGATGAGAGACACCGCTCTTCGAGGAGGACTCGAGCGGGGACCTCGGGCCCACGGAGGCGACGCACGCGTCGTCGCAGGGCGGCCAGGAAGGCCAGAGAAGTTTGGAGGCAGAGCAGCAAGGCGGACGGGAAGACGAAGAGGGTGAGGTCAAGAGCCAGGGGCTTGGGGCGTTCCTGTACCGGAGAGGCGATGGAAGGGGGGAGATCACGGACCACCAAGGGAGAGAGCAAGCCTAGGacaagagaggagaggagaccGGGCCCcaggccaaaggaagagaagaatcAGGACGTCCAGAAACTGGTGAAACGCACCGTCCAGAAGCCAACCCCGCTTAAAGTCGATCAGACTTCTAGCGAGCAGGGGAAGACCTTGGAAATAAAGGCAGCTCGCTCAAAGGTGTCTGCCAAATCGGAATGTCCTCGGAACGCAACGGGGAATTCCTAG